A region of the Planctomycetota bacterium genome:
TTGGCGCCGACCGGTTTGGAGATTGATACTTCCGCGTCAGCCAGCCCGCCGAGTGATAATTCATCCCAGATATTCCTGAACTGCGGGTTAAGGGAATTATGGAGTTTGTCATCAAAGGCCATATTCTGGATCTTGAGCGCCAAATCATACCCGCCGGATTGCTCATAACCGTCCACAGAACCGTTTGCCGTCACGGTCGTCAAGCCGTTTAGTCCCCTGAGGTTTTTGAGACTGGCGCCTTTTAAGGTGAATTCCACCTGCCCCTCTACCTTGGTTAAGGGATATGGGAATCCGTTGTAGGTCATATCGTTCTTCTGGCAGTCCATCAGGGCCGTGACCTCCGGGGGTTGTCCGTTGCCGGTCTTTAGCAGGATGTTCAGGTTTACCTTGCCCTGCGGCTGGTAACGTTGCCAGATAATATTATAATGGCTGCTCAATTTATCGGATAAATATGTGCCGATATCGGTATTCTGGGCCAGCAGGTTGAGATTGATATTGGTGACGTTCGAATCCAGTTCGCCGCGCACCTTCCAGTTACCCAGTTCGGATGCGTCAAATCCGCCTTCAGCCACATAACGTCCCTTGATGATGGGGTAGAGATTGAGGTTGATGTCCTTTAGTTTCAAGGACGCATTATCTTTCAGGATGTGATTGTCGGAGAATACCAGAGACGCATTCTTCAGGATGATTATTGGCGAAGGCGCGTTGCCCGAGGCGTCGAACTTAAAGTCGGGAATCCGGTTATTGACCAGGAAAATCTCCGGATTATAAAGCGCTATTTTGTCGATGATAAACTTCCCGCGCAGTAATTTGGTCTGGTCATAGGTGACCCGGAGCGTCTTTACCCTGATGAAGTCATAATTGCCTGCGCCGTTGGCGTCGGTGCAGGGGAGCTTGATATCCGAGACCTTTATCCCGCGCCAGAAGTTGAAGGTGATTTCACCGACCGAGAATTTTGTCCCGAATATTTTATAGAGCTCCGACTCCACCTTGGCCGGCGTGACCAGGGAGGCTGTGATAATCCGGACATTTATCGCCGCCAGAATCAGGAGAAACGCGATAATGAAGAAAAATACGCCAATAGTTCGGTATCTCATAGAATGTTCTTATTTAAATAAAGATTTAAATCTAATGCTTCTCTTAACATTTGTTTTACCGTTGATTTGCCAGATGACGTCTTAAAATAATCTTCCCTTCTCATGGCATCTTTTTTAGATGAATGAGCTTCGTAGTAAATAAGTTTGAACGGACGACGCGGCTCGGTGCTTTTGCACTTGCCTAAGGTATGTTCCGCCATTCTCCTTTTTAAGTCAGATGTGAATCCGATATATAACTTCCTGTCTTTAATACTGAGCAAGATATAAACGTAATGCATCAGTTCTGGGGTTGAATTAAGCCGCTTAGTTGTCCGTGAACCACGTGGGGTTCACGGCACTGAACTATCATATATTGTTTGGCATTGCACCGTCATGCGAGTTCTCACACAGTGCGTAGCACTGAACCCAACGCGGTTCAGTGCTACCCGGCTTGGACTCGAACCAAGACTAAGAGAACCAAAATCTCTTGTGCTACCAATTACACCACCGGGTAATCTTACTGGCTGTTAGTTCCCCGTGGACGTTACAGCCCGTTACCCCGTCGTATGACGGGGACTTGCAATTATTAGCAGGTTTATATATCATACATCTTCGGCCGGGTCAACAAATTATTATTATGTTTGCTTCTCTGATAGCCGATATATTCTTGCTATGCGTAATTTAGTAATCCTCTGCCTTCTGCTGTTTCTCATCTCCGGTAATTCATTTGCCTACGCCGAGGACAAGAAAGAACCGCCGCCGGTTCCTATCATAACGGATATCGCAAAGGAAAAGGCAACTCCGGAGTGGTTTAGTTTCACCGATGTTATCGGCGACTTCGTGGTCCTGACCTTTGACGACGGCCCGTTCCGCTCCGCCTTTAGGCGAGACCTCGCCTCTGGCGGGCAGGCCAACAACAACGGATGGGTGGACCATACCGGCATCATTCTGGATATCCTTAAAAGAGAAAACCTTAAGGCCGCCTTCTTTATCCTGGGCTTCCAACTGGATACCGCCAATGTCAAGACCGGCGAGACCTACCAGAAATACTGCCAGTGGCTGGGCCGGATGTTCGCCGAAGGGCACACCGTGGCCATCCACGACCGCAAACATATCCAGTTTTACAAGCAGAGCCGGAAGGATATGGACGCCTCATTCGCCTATACCAAAACCCGGGTTCGGGAAATCTGCGGCCAGGAACTCTCCTGTTATGTCCGTTCACCGGGCGGGTCAGTCAGCCGTGAAGCATTGCAATACCTGAGGCAGAATGGCTACAAGCACATCTTCTGGCACATCAATTCCGAGCCCGAACAGTATCTCACCCCGAAGCAGATATTAAAGGCCATCATTAAGGAACTCAACCGGGGCAAGCGGGGCATTATCATGATGCACGACCGGAATGCCTCGGAGTATCTGGAGGAATTGCTGCGCTGGCTCAAGGCCAATAAGATTAAAGTCATCACGCTGGAGGAATGGGAACGCCGCTACGGACTGCCTGAGACGCCCTTTACACCCCAAAAGGTCAAGTTTGACTGATAGCGCGGGAATCTGCCCGGCAGGGATATACCTATCCTACTAACCGGATATTATCTTCTGCCTGCATCCCTGTTACGGATAATCCAATGGGATACTATTCCTGGCCTGGCCGGGTATTATGCCTAATCCCGGAGCCGATATCCTCTGCTTACGCCTGCTACATATCCTAAATTACCTGGGTATGTATTTGTGCCTGATAGGATATGCCTGCTGAATCATCGGGGCAGTATAGCCGGAGAAATAGTATATGCCTTCTTAAATAATAGGGTATGTATGGCGCAAGCGCCTGGTATAGTTCTCTTATCAGTCGGGTATGCGCGACAAAGACAAAGGGTAGGCAGGGTAAATCAATATGGTATGCTGGATGGGGGTATATACTATGCTTGGTGTATCCACAGCCATATAGTCCCGACCGTACATCCTACCAGACCTTGCCTCACAGGGTATTACGGGTTGCGTCTATGGGTGCCAGAGGGTAGGGGGGAGGGTGGTAGGAGGGGGGGTGGGGGGTACTACCCCCTGACGCTTGGGATAATAGGGTATATCGGTGGTGGTATTACCATAACCGGATGGGGGTATTAGGGTTAGTGATAACGACTAATACCAGATGACTCAGGGGGTGTCAGGACTTGCCGCTGGGGATACTACCATCTGGGTTAGGGGATAATACCTCATCCGGCTACCACTGATACCATGTCTGGCCAGTGATAATAGGTCTTGTGGTTGGCCATAATACCACGTATGGCCAGAGGTATTACCAGTAACGGACAGAGGTATATGGCTGTAGAGCCATAGAGCCGGGGGAGTAGGGTTATTTAGCATAGGGTATTGCAACAGAGAATATATGCTATTTCTTTTAGATACCACTTGATATTGGACAGAGGTATGGTTATATTACAATGGGGAGAAGATAGGGCTTCTCCAAGGATATGTCCGAGGGATTATATATAGTTATGGGGCGTATCAGCAGAGGCATAGGGCAGTGCATTAGAGGAATGGGGCTCGTTCTAACAAGAGCATATGCGTGTGGATTAGGATGCGTATACTCCTGTTACTAAGAGCATAGGTGACTGTTGAGTGAGGCATACTCATAATCATTGCCCATAAGCCCCTGGAAGAGTTGGTATATCCGGGGTAGAGAACGCGGAGCGTACTCCGTAGGGACAACCCCCTAACCCCCTTTGTTAAGGGGGATTCAAACTCCCCCTTGGTAAAGGGGGACCAAGGGGGTTATTATGTAACCTTAATGTAACATTATGAGTGAGGCAGTCCCGCCATTCGGCGGGATAAGAGTTTGTAACTCGCTTCGCTCTAACAAACTCTAAAGGGGGTGATAACAATGAGTAAAGTAGTAAGTTTTCTGCGCGTCTCGGCCACCGGCATTGCCTCAGACCCGCCCACCGGGGTATCTGTTCCGGACGGGTCCAAGGAACAATGGCAGGAGGCGATGATTCTCAATGCCAGCCGGATTAACCAAAAACGCAAGAAGAAGATTCCGGACCAGCCCAGATACGAGACCAATATTGCCGGCTCGTCCATCAAGACCTGGGGCAACTTTATTGACCCGAACTTTATCAGCCGGTCCGGACGGACCAAGTCCAATATCGTGGCCACGCATGCCCGGGCTATTTCCCAGGGCTATGCCAAATATAACCAGCATCTGGACGAGATGTTCGCCACCGAGGACGGCGTGCCCTGCAAGAAGTTCCGGGACAAGGTCACGGCCGCGGCGGACCGCTATGCCCAAAAGGCCCGGATAATGATGGGCCTGACCGGCAACAAGGTGACCGGCTACGGATGCAACGTGGTCATTCCGCTCTGGATTGCCAATGACTCGCGCATCGCCGGGATGATTGGTCCGGGCGACAAGATGAGCGGCGGGCCGGTGGATATCATCAGGCCGGGGCTGCTGGTGCCGTTCAAGGGCGGGATAGTGTCGCTGTTAAATCAGGGCGGTTTCATGGTGGCCATGTCCAAATTCAGCCCGGAGATTATGCTCTATGAGAACATGCGCAACAATGATTTCCTGTCCGGGTTGCAGGACAGTGTCAAGTATGAGAAATTCTCCGTGGGCGGCGCCTCGCACTGCGACTGGGTCTCGGACATCGACCTGGGGCTTTGTTTGGAGGTGCAGATAAGCGAGAAATAGTTGAGCGTAGGGCGTATAGCGGAGAGAGTAGAATCCCCTCTAAAAAGAGGGGCAGGGGTGTGTTACAGTGAACCCGCTGCGACTGAAGGGAGTCCCGTTAGGGATGCGGCTGAATTAATCGGCGTATGCTCCTAACTGGACTCTCGCCATGGCGGGAACGGGTATAATCTTTCGGCAATAATGCACTTATTGACAATCTGATTGATAGAAAGTAGTATTTCCTGCCCAGCCCTTTGCAAAGCAATAGTCGGTAGCGCTTTAGCCAGCGGCTAAAGCGCACCGGGTACAATATTGTGTCCCCAGATTCCCAGATTCTGTAGATTCCCCAGATTCCATATTCCCAATCTTGAAAAGTACTATCACAAGAATTACAATTTTACTTTATTTGGAATGATATTTCTGATTTTAATTCGCCATTCCATATTTTTTGCCCTTGATTGTATCTCTCAAAAGAGTATAATTTCCAATATTCCCAGACATAATCTCCGGGTTTCCACTCCACTAAAGACAATGGCCCTTCATTATCTTTATAAACAATATTTTTTATATAGGTACACCCCTTCTTTATTATGATAAATCCTCCGATATCCACCTGTACGTCCATTAGAGATCCTTGCCAAACGAGTTCCCTCTTATTATTAGTTAGTCTATATGCCACCCTCCACTCATCTTTAGCTGACGGGAATTTAGTAATAATAATATCATTCTCATCTAAATTTACTATTCTAAATTCCAATTTCATCTCGTCGCCTTTTGCATATACTTTTTTATCAGTAATGATTCTCATCGCTAACTTAGACTGAACAAATTCATTTGGAGGTGGGGGACGCAGGTTTTCTTGTATGTATTGAATTACATCTGTATCACGCTTCTTTTTTAACTCCGCCTCAATGGTATCGTGTGGAACAAATGAATTATTAGTACATGAGCCAACAGTCCAAACAATAGTTAAAACAAGTAAAACAATTTTAATATTCATTTAATTATCTCCAGTTTATGGTCTTGTTTTGAGCCAGCACTAGGTCGTTGTGCAATTTGGTAATCTGGGGACACAATACTAGTTTCCCTCCTGTTTAACCTTGAATTCGGTAGTTCAAGTTAGTTGGGGACAGACCACATATTTTCTTCCCCTTTATTTATGCGGCCTACCGGACTTTTTCTTTATAAAACACCGTTTTAGCCGACGCTCCAGGCGCTCTATAATCTGGGATAATCTGGGATAATCTGTCTGGGACTGTCTGGGGACACAATACTAGTTTCCCTCCTGTTTAGCCTTGAATTCGGGGGTCACCTACTCAATTCGCTCCGCTTAGAACGCTCCGCGGTCTCTACGAGTTCGCCCTCACTTTCGGTTTCGGGCCGGGCTTTTTAAACCCCAGAAACCGCCCCAAGAAATTTTCTATTTTCTTTATGAAACTCTCGTTCCCCGAATTCTGGGGATAGCATACTCGATTGTTTAATTCGGTATACCCAGAACGAACCCAGCATAAGATAACACACCCCTGACCCCTCTTGATAGAGGGGATTATTAGGAAACTACTTGTCCTTGGCCCAGAATTTTATCAGGGTGTCGCGGGAGCCGGAGGCGAGTAGTTGACCGTCCGGGCTGAAGACGATAAAGCAGGCCTTTTCGCTATGGCCCCGGATGGTCTGGATTTCCTGCCAGGTTGCCGTGTCCCAGATTTTTATCATCTTGTCCCAGCCGGATGATGCCAGATACCTGCCGTCCGGGGTATATGCCAGGCCGCAGAGTTTGTCCGTATGCCCGTAAAGGGTCTTGACTTCCTGACCTGTTGCCACGTCCCAGATTTTGACCAGTTTGTCATAGCCGCCGGATGCCAGGTATTTGCCGTCCGGCGAGAAGGTGACAAAGCTGACCTCCTTGGTGTGGCCCAGCAGGGTGTAGGTCGGGCGGTTTTGGTAGATGTCCCATATCTTTACGGTGCTATCAATGCCGGCCGAGGCGAGCATAGTCCCGGTCGGCGCTCCGATGCCTTCGGATGCGGAGCGCCCCGACTCCTGTCGGGGCGCAAATGCCACCGAATAGACCTCATTGGTATGGCCCATGAGGACATTAAATTCCTTGCCGGTGGCTACGTCCCAGATGACGATGGTCTTGTTGTGGGTGGCCGCGGCCAGGAAGGCACCGTCCGGGCTGAAGGCCAGGGACCAGATTTTGTCGTCGTTCCGGTCGCCTAACAGCCTGACTTCCTCGCCGGTATTAACGTCCCAGAAACGGATGGTCTTGTCCGAACTGCCTGAGACCAGGTATTTGTCGTCGGGTGAGAATATGACAATCGGGATATAGCCCTGATGTTCGGTGATGGTCCGGATTTCCTTGCCGGTGGCCACGTCCCAGAGCTTGAGGGAATAGCAGGATGAGGCCAGGTATTTTCCGTTGTGGCTGAAATTGATGCAGTTGACACAGCGATTGTGGCCGGTCAGGACCTTGACCTCCTTCCATGCCCCCACACCAATGGAATTGGTGTGGGGGCATGGGGCAGGTGAATTAGTGGTACAACTGATGGTAAATAGCAGTATGCCACAACACCAATATAGTAATAAATTTTTCACCGTATACTCTCCTTGATACGGTTTTTCAGTTGCGCGAGAGCTTTTGACCTTAGTTTCAGGTTCTTTTCCCTGATTCGCGCATCCTTTTCCGATTTGTATGCTTCATAATAGATTAATTCAAATAGAATTCTGCTTTTAGTAGAGAAGACCTGACCTCTATTGTGTTCTGCCAATCTTCTTTTCAAATCACTGGTTGAGCCGAGATATAGATTGTTATCTTTCTTACTCTTCAGGATATACATATAGAACATATGAAGTTTACCCCCACACCAATCCATCGTCCCAATGTGTTGTGTGAGGGATTTATCCCCACACCAATGGAATTGGTGTGGGGATTTACCACACCGGTATTCCCCCAATATGGTCCATAATTACTGATGAGACGTCCACCAGGTTGCCAGTGACCTTACTAAGCGGATTGAGCTGGTTTTTATCCATCAGAAATCCGATGGCGCTCATGGTGGTATACATGACAAAGGTATTATCCTTATCTGACGCGGCGTTGATAAATACCTTGGCGGATTCCCGGTCGCCCAGCAGTCCGAGCGAATGCAGGGCATAGGAGCGCAGGAGTTGGTCCCGGGTCTGGGAGGCCTGTTTCAGCAATGCCGGCATAACAATGTCTTTTTTCTTGCCGAGCATGGTCAGGGCAATGGCCAGGTTAGAGTGATACGGATAGGTATTTGACCGGTCCG
Encoded here:
- a CDS encoding polysaccharide deacetylase family protein; this encodes MRNLVILCLLLFLISGNSFAYAEDKKEPPPVPIITDIAKEKATPEWFSFTDVIGDFVVLTFDDGPFRSAFRRDLASGGQANNNGWVDHTGIILDILKRENLKAAFFILGFQLDTANVKTGETYQKYCQWLGRMFAEGHTVAIHDRKHIQFYKQSRKDMDASFAYTKTRVREICGQELSCYVRSPGGSVSREALQYLRQNGYKHIFWHINSEPEQYLTPKQILKAIIKELNRGKRGIIMMHDRNASEYLEELLRWLKANKIKVITLEEWERRYGLPETPFTPQKVKFD
- a CDS encoding WD40 repeat domain-containing protein; protein product: MGAWKEVKVLTGHNRCVNCINFSHNGKYLASSCYSLKLWDVATGKEIRTITEHQGYIPIVIFSPDDKYLVSGSSDKTIRFWDVNTGEEVRLLGDRNDDKIWSLAFSPDGAFLAAATHNKTIVIWDVATGKEFNVLMGHTNEVYSVAFAPRQESGRSASEGIGAPTGTMLASAGIDSTVKIWDIYQNRPTYTLLGHTKEVSFVTFSPDGKYLASGGYDKLVKIWDVATGQEVKTLYGHTDKLCGLAYTPDGRYLASSGWDKMIKIWDTATWQEIQTIRGHSEKACFIVFSPDGQLLASGSRDTLIKFWAKDK
- a CDS encoding GIY-YIG nuclease family protein; this translates as MFYMYILKSKKDNNLYLGSTSDLKRRLAEHNRGQVFSTKSRILFELIYYEAYKSEKDARIREKNLKLRSKALAQLKNRIKESIR
- a CDS encoding GIY-YIG nuclease family protein, whose product is MHYVYILLSIKDRKLYIGFTSDLKRRMAEHTLGKCKSTEPRRPFKLIYYEAHSSKKDAMRREDYFKTSSGKSTVKQMLREALDLNLYLNKNIL